In Atribacterota bacterium, one DNA window encodes the following:
- a CDS encoding winged-helix domain-containing protein has product MIETDSGREKDTISSAEISKLTGGISPDQIRRDLAYFGEFGKRGVGYPINELSAILKSILGSSKKWDII; this is encoded by the coding sequence TTGATTGAAACAGACTCTGGAAGAGAAAAGGATACAATATCCTCCGCTGAAATTTCTAAATTAACAGGTGGTATTAGCCCAGACCAGATACGCAGAGACTTAGCATATTTTGGAGAATTTGGAAAGAGAGGAGTAGGCTATCCTATTAATGAGCTTAGTGCAATACTGAAGTCCATATTAGGTTCAAGTAAAAAATGGGATATAATAAT